The Aureispira anguillae genome contains a region encoding:
- a CDS encoding nicotinate phosphoribosyltransferase — protein MNPLLYTDGYKVDHRRQYPDNTSLVYSNWTPRKSRVANIDQVVFFGLQYFIKKYILEDFQKNFFEQPKDQIVAQYARRINNYLGPNAVGTQHIADLHDLGYIPMVIKALPEGVSVPIRVPMFTMYNTKAEFFWLTNYFETLLSATVWMPCNSATIAKKYRQILDQYAEETASDLAFVDWQGHDFSMRGMAGLEAATMSSAGHLLSFTGTDTIPTIDFLEHYYNANSDHELVGGSVAATEHSVMCMGTNLGELETFKRLVTDVYPHGIVSIVSDTWDLWKVLTEYLPALKNEILARDGKVVIRPDSGDPVDIICGNPNGTTAIEKKGVIESLWETFGGTINEKGYKELDAHIGAIYGDSITLERATQICERLKQKGFASTNVVLGIGSFTYQYNTRDTFGFAMKATYGEVEGVGREIFKDPITDDGTKKSAKGLIKIVKQNGTYALIDQVSWEEEKQGEMKEVFRDGQLLIDWSLQEIRTRLKQF, from the coding sequence ATGAATCCATTATTATATACAGATGGTTACAAAGTAGATCACAGAAGACAATACCCAGATAATACTTCTCTTGTTTATTCCAACTGGACTCCTAGAAAAAGTAGAGTTGCCAATATTGACCAAGTAGTGTTCTTTGGCTTACAATATTTTATCAAAAAATACATCCTAGAAGATTTCCAAAAAAACTTCTTTGAACAACCTAAAGATCAAATCGTTGCTCAATATGCTCGTAGAATCAACAATTATTTAGGCCCTAATGCAGTGGGAACTCAACATATCGCAGATTTACACGATTTGGGCTATATTCCTATGGTCATAAAAGCGTTACCAGAAGGAGTCAGTGTTCCTATTCGTGTTCCAATGTTTACCATGTACAATACTAAGGCAGAATTTTTTTGGTTGACCAATTATTTTGAAACGCTATTGTCTGCAACGGTATGGATGCCTTGTAATTCGGCTACCATCGCTAAAAAATATCGCCAGATATTGGATCAATATGCTGAAGAAACAGCGAGTGATTTGGCCTTTGTAGATTGGCAAGGACATGATTTCTCGATGCGAGGAATGGCTGGTTTAGAAGCCGCAACGATGTCTTCTGCTGGACATCTATTAAGTTTTACTGGAACGGATACCATTCCCACCATTGATTTCTTAGAACATTATTATAATGCCAATTCCGATCATGAATTGGTAGGTGGCTCTGTTGCCGCTACAGAACATTCTGTTATGTGTATGGGAACTAATCTAGGAGAACTAGAAACCTTCAAACGTTTAGTAACGGATGTTTATCCTCACGGAATTGTTTCTATTGTTTCGGATACTTGGGACTTGTGGAAGGTGTTAACAGAATATTTGCCTGCCCTAAAAAATGAAATTCTAGCTAGAGATGGCAAAGTTGTAATTCGACCTGATAGTGGCGATCCTGTTGATATCATCTGTGGCAATCCTAATGGAACAACAGCGATAGAAAAAAAAGGTGTCATTGAAAGCCTTTGGGAAACCTTTGGAGGAACAATTAATGAAAAAGGATACAAAGAATTAGATGCCCATATTGGTGCCATTTATGGCGATAGTATCACTCTTGAGCGAGCAACTCAAATTTGTGAACGTTTAAAACAAAAGGGCTTTGCCTCTACCAACGTTGTTTTAGGGATTGGCTCTTTTACCTATCAGTACAATACTAGAGATACCTTTGGTTTTGCCATGAAGGCTACCTACGGAGAAGTAGAGGGAGTAGGCAGAGAAATTTTTAAAGATCCAATCACAGATGATGGCACCAAAAAATCTGCCAAGGGGTTAATCAAGATTGTCAAACAAAACGGCACTTATGCCTTAATAGATCAAGTGAGCTGGGAGGAAGAAAAACAGGGCGAAATGAAAGAAGTTTTCCGTGATGGTCAACTGTTAATAGATTGGAGCCTACAAGAAATTCGGACAAGACTTAAACAATTCTAA